In Flavobacterium gelatinilyticum, a genomic segment contains:
- a CDS encoding L,D-transpeptidase family protein: protein MRTFYSFTVILGLSFFVFSFNRIDNKNLYKKTSNTPALHTNSKDSESDNVKKENISNDFFKRYSDLKKYKSDVMSLYKNRSLGSIWYDEDEINEFGSILYEKAKKTNDLVIPYQKEIDQLFDMSSENNLSKTDADMLLSSLYVVYTKKSNSDKKKLSYDAMLKDFLNYSTIEEASAKHDENEVLYDQYYKLEDVLKKYKKLEKSSKWKPIVTEMPYKELRPDAVSSTIAQVRTRLYLLGDLKQDSKSDFYDRELMDAVMKYKVRNGFKPNYILAEEHIKEMNIPVSDKVKTLMLNMERIRAISPQLVNNDEFVLVNVPSFELIYVKNGKIELTSSVFVGSPLTKTTIFNGEIDRIVFSPYWTVPQSIVQNELRSKIAADPNYLAEKNMEIVNGQVRQKPGPGNSLGLVKFMFPNADDIYMHDTPSKTLFDFEKRTFSHGCINVKMAKELAAAMLKDYPEWTQEKIDKAMAGKVENSFKLSKKVPIYITYFTSLVNENGEIGFFQDVYEKDADLTEKSLTVN from the coding sequence ATGAGAACATTTTATTCATTCACCGTAATTTTAGGTTTGAGTTTTTTTGTATTTTCTTTTAACAGAATTGACAATAAAAATTTATATAAAAAGACATCAAACACCCCAGCATTACACACTAATTCAAAAGATTCAGAAAGTGATAATGTAAAAAAAGAAAATATTTCTAATGACTTCTTCAAGAGATATTCTGATTTAAAAAAGTATAAATCTGATGTAATGTCATTATATAAAAACCGATCTCTGGGAAGTATTTGGTATGACGAGGACGAGATCAACGAATTTGGCAGCATATTATATGAAAAAGCCAAAAAAACAAACGATCTGGTTATTCCGTATCAAAAAGAAATAGATCAGTTATTCGATATGTCATCAGAAAACAATCTCTCAAAAACAGATGCTGACATGCTTTTAAGTTCTTTATATGTTGTATATACCAAAAAAAGCAATTCAGACAAGAAAAAATTATCTTATGATGCCATGCTGAAAGATTTTCTGAACTATAGTACTATTGAGGAAGCCAGCGCAAAACATGACGAAAATGAAGTTCTTTATGATCAGTATTACAAACTGGAAGACGTTCTGAAAAAATACAAAAAGCTTGAAAAATCGAGCAAATGGAAACCTATCGTAACCGAAATGCCTTATAAAGAGTTACGTCCGGATGCTGTTTCGAGTACAATTGCACAAGTTAGAACCCGTTTGTACTTATTAGGAGATTTAAAACAAGATTCTAAAAGTGATTTTTATGATCGTGAACTGATGGATGCCGTAATGAAATACAAAGTTCGTAATGGTTTTAAACCAAATTATATTTTGGCAGAAGAACACATTAAAGAAATGAATATTCCGGTATCAGACAAAGTAAAAACTCTGATGCTTAACATGGAAAGAATTCGTGCTATTTCGCCTCAATTGGTTAATAATGATGAATTTGTACTGGTAAACGTGCCATCGTTTGAATTAATTTATGTTAAAAACGGAAAAATCGAGTTAACATCGAGTGTATTCGTAGGTTCTCCGTTAACAAAAACGACTATTTTTAACGGCGAAATCGACCGAATCGTTTTCAGCCCTTACTGGACTGTACCGCAGAGCATTGTACAAAACGAATTAAGATCTAAAATCGCTGCAGATCCAAATTATCTTGCTGAAAAAAATATGGAAATCGTAAACGGACAAGTAAGACAAAAACCGGGTCCGGGGAACTCTTTAGGATTGGTAAAATTCATGTTTCCAAATGCTGATGATATTTACATGCACGATACGCCGTCTAAAACTTTATTCGATTTCGAAAAAAGAACTTTCAGCCATGGATGCATCAATGTAAAAATGGCAAAAGAATTGGCCGCAGCCATGCTGAAAGATTATCCTGAATGGACTCAGGAAAAAATAGACAAAGCAATGGCAGGAAAAGTAGAAAACAGTTTTAAACTTTCTAAAAAAGTGCCTATTTACATTACGTATTTTACATCGCTTGTAAATGAAAACGGAGAAATTGGTTTCTTTCAGGATGTATATGAAAAAGATGCTGATTTAACAGAAAAATCGCTTACAGTGAATTAA
- a CDS encoding cytochrome c oxidase assembly factor Coa1 family protein, producing the protein MQDSNELVNNKNWWDRNWKWFVPTGCLTLIVLFGLFIAGILFGVTSLMKDSDVYKESMAAVQNNKLVIEKLGSPVEPDGMISGSLKVNNNSGTCDLEIPIKGPKGTAVLFVEGKKRVKWNYSEMSVYLEKTDEEIDLLQRQ; encoded by the coding sequence ATGCAGGATTCAAATGAATTAGTAAACAATAAAAACTGGTGGGACAGAAACTGGAAATGGTTTGTTCCTACCGGATGTTTAACGCTTATTGTACTTTTTGGATTATTTATAGCAGGAATACTTTTTGGCGTTACATCGCTTATGAAAGATTCAGATGTTTATAAAGAGTCTATGGCAGCAGTTCAAAACAACAAACTGGTAATCGAGAAACTCGGAAGTCCTGTTGAACCAGACGGAATGATTTCCGGAAGCCTTAAAGTAAATAACAATAGCGGCACCTGTGATCTCGAAATCCCTATAAAAGGTCCAAAAGGAACTGCTGTTTTATTTGTCGAGGGCAAAAAAAGAGTAAAATGGAATTACAGCGAAATGTCTGTTTATCTTGAAAAAACAGATGAAGAGATTGATTTACTGCAGAGACAATAA
- a CDS encoding DUF4197 domain-containing protein, with amino-acid sequence MKKILLLAVTFTLTSCAQVQQTLSQLPQLSNVGTVDIASGLKEALNKGITDQVSKLTAVDGFYKNEAVKILMPQELQKVDAALRKVGLSSLADEGIKVLNRAAEDAVKEATPIFVSAVKNMSFTDAKNILLGNDSAATTYLQGSTTTALYGKFNPVIKSSFAKVGADAVWTKIITKYNTIPLVKKVNPDLTDYTTNQALAGVFKMIAVEEKEIRNNISARTTPLLKSVFAMQDGK; translated from the coding sequence ATGAAAAAGATTTTACTATTAGCGGTAACATTTACGCTTACTTCTTGTGCACAAGTACAACAAACTTTAAGTCAGCTTCCTCAACTTTCAAACGTTGGGACTGTAGATATCGCATCGGGATTAAAAGAAGCGCTGAATAAAGGAATTACCGATCAAGTAAGTAAATTAACTGCTGTAGATGGTTTTTACAAAAATGAAGCTGTAAAAATCCTAATGCCTCAGGAATTACAAAAAGTAGATGCTGCCCTTAGAAAAGTGGGCTTAAGTTCTCTTGCCGATGAAGGAATTAAAGTACTTAACCGTGCTGCAGAAGATGCTGTAAAAGAAGCTACTCCAATCTTTGTTTCGGCTGTAAAAAATATGTCGTTTACTGATGCTAAAAATATCCTATTAGGAAACGACAGCGCTGCCACAACCTATTTACAAGGAAGTACAACCACTGCATTATACGGAAAATTCAATCCGGTAATTAAAAGCTCTTTCGCAAAAGTAGGTGCCGATGCAGTCTGGACAAAAATCATTACAAAATACAACACGATTCCGTTAGTTAAAAAAGTAAACCCGGATTTAACAGATTATACAACAAATCAGGCTTTAGCGGGTGTTTTTAAAATGATTGCCGTAGAAGAAAAAGAAATCCGTAATAATATCAGTGCCAGAACAACGCCTTTATTAAAAAGCGTTTTCGCCATGCAGGACGGAAAATAA
- the purU gene encoding formyltetrahydrofolate deformylase: MQKITILIHCKDQKGIIAAVTAFIAKVEGNITYIDQHVDVEQNVFFMRLECEFANHRLTVEQIKADFDKTLAADFNMSWDLYNQEQKPKMALFVSKYDHCLFDILGRYSAGELNVEIPVIISNHNDLRSIAERFDIPFHCVPFTKDNKEEGEAKQIELLKKYDINFIVLARYMQIITPKLIELYENRIINIHHSFLPAFPGAKPYHSAFKRGVKIIGATSHYVTEELDEGPIIEQDIARVSHIHSIEDFIMKGRDLERIVLARAIKLHSERKTMVYSNKTVVFS, from the coding sequence ATGCAAAAAATTACCATCCTGATTCACTGTAAAGACCAAAAGGGTATTATTGCCGCAGTGACTGCTTTTATTGCCAAAGTAGAAGGAAATATCACCTACATTGATCAGCATGTTGATGTGGAACAGAATGTGTTTTTTATGCGTCTGGAATGCGAATTTGCCAATCACAGACTTACTGTAGAACAAATAAAAGCTGATTTTGACAAAACACTAGCAGCTGATTTTAATATGTCGTGGGATTTGTATAATCAGGAACAGAAACCAAAAATGGCTTTGTTTGTTTCTAAATACGATCACTGTTTATTTGATATTTTAGGAAGATACAGTGCCGGCGAACTAAACGTCGAAATCCCGGTTATCATTAGCAATCATAATGATCTAAGATCGATTGCCGAACGTTTTGATATTCCGTTTCATTGTGTGCCTTTTACAAAAGATAATAAAGAGGAAGGTGAAGCCAAACAAATTGAACTCTTAAAAAAATACGATATTAATTTTATTGTACTGGCCCGTTATATGCAGATCATTACACCAAAATTAATTGAACTTTACGAAAATAGAATTATTAATATCCATCATTCGTTTTTACCTGCTTTTCCGGGTGCGAAACCGTATCATTCGGCTTTTAAGCGCGGTGTAAAAATTATTGGCGCTACAAGTCATTACGTTACAGAAGAATTAGACGAAGGCCCGATTATCGAACAGGATATTGCCAGAGTTTCGCATATACACTCTATAGAAGATTTTATCATGAAAGGACGTGACTTAGAACGAATTGTTCTGGCAAGAGCAATAAAATTGCATTCTGAAAGAAAAACTATGGTGTACAGCAATAAAACGGTGGTTTTTTCTTAG
- a CDS encoding catalase gives METNKKLTTATGTPVPDNQNIQTAGPRGPVLLQDFWFLEKMAHFDREVIPERRMHAKGSGAYGTFTVTHDITQYTKADLFSEIGKKTEMFVRFSTVAGERGAADAERDIRGFAMKFYTNEGNWDLVGNNTPVFFFRDPMKFPDLNHAVKRDPKTNLRSADNNWDFWTLLPEALHQVTIVMSDRGIPRSYREMHGFGSHTFSFINAKNERHWVKFHLVSQQGIENLSDEEAALLVGRDRESHQRDLFDAIEEGNFPKWKMFVQIMSEEQAKTYRFHPFDLTKVWLKGDFPLIPVGEFELNKNPENYFAEVEQAAFNPAHVPPGIGFSPDKMLQGRLFSYGDAHRYRLGVNNYQIPVNASRCPYNTFHRDGAMRVDGNNGGRKHYEPNSFGEWQDQPEHKEPPLAIYGDAYAHNFREDDNDYFTQPGLLFRLLTDEKKQLLFKNTAGQVGGAQKFIQVRHIRNCYKADPAYGEGVANALGMTMDEVNNFDDPRLSIQAR, from the coding sequence ATGGAGACAAACAAAAAATTAACAACCGCTACAGGAACTCCAGTTCCGGACAATCAAAATATTCAAACAGCAGGACCACGCGGACCTGTATTATTACAAGATTTTTGGTTTTTAGAAAAAATGGCGCATTTTGACCGCGAAGTAATTCCGGAACGCAGAATGCATGCCAAAGGTTCAGGAGCATATGGTACCTTTACTGTAACTCACGATATTACCCAATATACTAAAGCCGATTTGTTTTCAGAAATTGGTAAAAAAACGGAAATGTTTGTACGATTTTCTACCGTTGCAGGAGAGAGAGGTGCTGCAGATGCAGAAAGAGATATTCGTGGTTTTGCCATGAAATTTTATACAAATGAAGGAAACTGGGACCTAGTAGGAAATAATACTCCGGTTTTCTTTTTTAGAGATCCTATGAAATTCCCTGATCTAAACCATGCCGTAAAACGTGATCCAAAAACTAATTTAAGAAGTGCTGATAATAATTGGGATTTTTGGACTTTACTGCCTGAAGCTTTACATCAGGTGACTATTGTAATGAGCGATCGCGGTATTCCAAGATCCTACAGGGAAATGCACGGTTTTGGAAGTCATACTTTCAGCTTTATTAATGCTAAAAATGAAAGACACTGGGTAAAATTCCATTTAGTGTCGCAGCAGGGAATCGAAAATTTATCTGATGAAGAAGCGGCTCTACTGGTAGGAAGAGACAGAGAAAGCCACCAAAGAGATTTATTTGATGCAATTGAAGAAGGAAATTTCCCGAAATGGAAAATGTTCGTTCAGATTATGTCCGAAGAGCAGGCGAAAACGTATCGTTTCCATCCGTTTGATTTGACAAAAGTCTGGTTAAAAGGGGATTTCCCATTAATTCCGGTTGGAGAATTTGAATTGAATAAAAATCCTGAAAATTATTTTGCCGAAGTAGAGCAGGCAGCTTTTAACCCGGCTCACGTACCGCCCGGAATTGGTTTTTCTCCTGATAAAATGTTGCAGGGACGTTTATTCTCTTACGGAGATGCACACCGTTACCGTTTAGGAGTAAACAATTACCAGATTCCGGTAAATGCTTCAAGATGTCCGTATAATACATTTCACAGAGACGGGGCAATGCGTGTAGACGGAAACAATGGCGGACGTAAACATTATGAACCAAACAGTTTTGGAGAATGGCAGGATCAGCCGGAACATAAAGAACCGCCATTGGCAATTTACGGCGATGCATATGCGCACAATTTCAGAGAAGATGATAACGATTATTTTACACAGCCGGGACTTTTATTCCGTTTGCTTACAGATGAGAAAAAACAGCTGTTGTTTAAAAATACAGCCGGACAAGTAGGAGGGGCACAGAAATTTATTCAGGTGCGTCATATACGCAATTGTTACAAAGCAGATCCGGCATACGGAGAAGGAGTAGCAAACGCATTAGGAATGACAATGGATGAGGTTAATAATTTTGACGACCCAAGATTGTCTATTCAGGCAAGATAG
- a CDS encoding ABC transporter substrate-binding protein codes for MKQLTDQLGTIHSFETTPKRIISLVPSQTELLYDLGLEEKIVGITKFCVHPFHFKSTKKMVGGTKKIHFEKIRLLEPDIIICNKEENTPEIVEQLSTICPVWVTNIVSVEDNFQMISDFGQIFNCRTEAQKWNDKLAFALNDFKKYIQDIKVKKAAYFIWKNPYMAAGNDTYINELLKLNHFKNIYEDKGRYPEIELKKMRLEGDPDIVFLSSEPYPFKEEDAFEIGRFTHHAKTIFVDGEMFSWHGSRLLKAFSYFKLLHERLKN; via the coding sequence ATGAAACAATTAACAGACCAGCTAGGTACAATTCATTCTTTTGAAACTACCCCAAAACGTATTATTTCGCTTGTTCCTTCGCAGACAGAATTATTATATGATTTAGGTCTCGAAGAAAAAATCGTTGGAATTACGAAGTTCTGCGTGCATCCGTTTCATTTTAAATCTACAAAAAAAATGGTGGGCGGTACAAAGAAAATCCATTTTGAAAAGATCAGACTGTTAGAACCGGATATTATTATTTGTAATAAAGAAGAAAATACACCCGAGATCGTAGAGCAATTAAGCACAATCTGTCCGGTTTGGGTAACGAATATTGTGTCTGTTGAAGATAACTTTCAGATGATTTCAGATTTCGGACAAATATTCAACTGCCGTACCGAAGCTCAAAAATGGAATGATAAGCTGGCTTTTGCTTTAAACGATTTCAAAAAATACATACAGGATATTAAAGTAAAAAAAGCAGCATACTTTATCTGGAAGAATCCTTATATGGCGGCAGGAAATGACACCTATATAAATGAGTTATTAAAACTGAATCATTTTAAGAATATTTACGAAGATAAAGGCCGCTATCCCGAAATAGAATTAAAAAAGATGCGTCTGGAAGGCGATCCTGATATTGTTTTTCTGTCATCAGAACCATATCCTTTTAAAGAAGAAGATGCCTTCGAAATTGGCAGATTTACGCACCACGCCAAAACCATCTTCGTAGACGGCGAAATGTTCTCCTGGCACGGAAGCCGATTATTAAAGGCTTTCTCTTATTTTAAATTGCTTCACGAAAGATTGAAGAATTAG
- the pyrF gene encoding orotidine-5'-phosphate decarboxylase, which translates to MTTQQLHEQILQKKSFLCVGLDPDLNKIPSHLLETEDPIFEFNKAIIDATHDLTVGYKPNTAFFEAYGIKGWMSLQKTINYINEKHPEIFTIADAKRGDIGNTSSMYAKAFFEDLNFDSVTVAPYMGKDSVEPFLAFENKHTIMLALTSNEGAFDFQTLTTNGKELYKQVLETSKTWKNSENLMYVVGATKAEYFTEIRKIVPDSFLLVPGIGAQGGSLSEVCKYGMNDKVGLLVNSARAIIYASKGTDFAEKAREEALKVQQEMEEIISLKFHV; encoded by the coding sequence ATGACAACACAACAGCTGCACGAACAAATTCTTCAAAAAAAATCATTTTTATGCGTTGGATTAGATCCTGATCTAAACAAAATCCCTTCTCATTTATTAGAAACAGAAGACCCTATTTTTGAATTTAATAAAGCAATAATCGATGCAACACACGATTTAACAGTGGGCTACAAACCTAATACGGCATTTTTTGAAGCATACGGAATAAAAGGCTGGATGTCGCTGCAAAAAACGATTAATTATATCAACGAAAAGCATCCTGAAATTTTTACCATTGCCGATGCAAAACGTGGTGATATAGGCAATACGTCAAGTATGTATGCCAAAGCTTTTTTTGAAGATTTGAATTTTGACAGTGTAACCGTTGCGCCTTATATGGGTAAAGATTCGGTTGAGCCGTTTCTGGCTTTCGAAAATAAACATACTATAATGTTAGCATTAACGTCAAACGAAGGTGCTTTTGATTTTCAGACCCTCACAACAAATGGAAAGGAACTTTATAAACAGGTTCTGGAGACCTCTAAAACGTGGAAAAACAGCGAAAACCTAATGTACGTTGTAGGTGCAACCAAAGCAGAATATTTTACAGAAATCAGAAAAATAGTTCCGGATAGTTTTTTACTGGTTCCGGGAATTGGCGCGCAGGGCGGCAGTTTGTCTGAGGTATGTAAATACGGAATGAATGATAAGGTTGGGCTTTTGGTAAATTCTGCCAGAGCGATTATTTACGCGTCAAAAGGAACTGATTTTGCAGAAAAAGCAAGAGAAGAGGCTTTGAAAGTACAACAGGAAATGGAAGAGATAATTAGTTTAAAGTTTCATGTTTAA
- a CDS encoding DUF5723 family protein, giving the protein MKKLLPVLFLLLISIKVQAQSYIGYFHDNYAGVQSVLFNPASIADSRFKTDINLFSISGSVQNDLYGVKLFDVYKDGYDFDTQSKVSPKNANNGLANFDIMGPSFMFNIAPKHTIAVFTRARSVSNIAKINGYLIDQVKDGLDKSDNFLYNLGNPNAASNSWGELGVSYAAVLYQNNEHFLKGGLTAKYLQGGVNGYVQGRDVSVNYVENTADPKNGTLQSSGEITVGASQDWEVNDDYKFDSGSRGFGFDFGLVYEWRPDYDLYDLRNARPSDNNFRDLNKYKLRFGLSVTDIGSINYRNSKVDTYNVNGTITQEMIDDADDLYDFLNEHYTKTSSSKGVKANLPTAIHADVDWNMYNKFYLNLNGDISMVSKSKLNAYGIADRVTLTPRYESRWFSFYVPVTYMQYSGMQAGAGLRAGVFFIGSGSVLSNLASKESKGADFHLGMKIPVYQKQFKDTDGDGIIDKEDACRKVAGPKENGGCPWPDTDKDGVFDKDDACPDTKGPKENKGCPWTDTDGDTLLDNVDACPTVFGPVENKGCPWPDTDGDGVLDKDDACPTAAGPVENKGCPNLDADKDGVLDKDDDCPLVPGPADNKGCPKVTKETLAQLKVEAKSIFFSTGKATLNDATKTATLGRLDAIKEILKNYPNAKFAVNGHTDNVGNAKANQKLSEERAKMVMDLLIEKGVNPDNLTSNGYGASKPVKSNKTAAGRAENRRTEIVYLGNL; this is encoded by the coding sequence ATGAAAAAACTATTACCCGTTTTATTTTTATTACTTATTTCTATTAAAGTACAAGCCCAATCGTATATTGGTTATTTTCATGACAATTATGCAGGAGTACAGAGTGTATTGTTTAACCCGGCTTCTATAGCAGATTCACGTTTTAAAACAGATATTAATTTGTTTTCCATCAGCGGTTCTGTTCAGAATGATTTATACGGCGTTAAACTATTTGACGTTTACAAAGACGGATACGATTTTGACACGCAGTCGAAAGTATCGCCTAAAAATGCCAACAACGGATTGGCGAATTTTGACATCATGGGGCCTTCTTTCATGTTCAACATTGCGCCAAAGCACACCATCGCTGTTTTTACAAGAGCGAGATCGGTTTCAAACATTGCTAAAATCAACGGTTATCTGATAGATCAGGTTAAAGATGGTTTAGATAAGTCTGATAATTTTCTTTACAATTTAGGAAACCCAAATGCTGCCTCTAATTCATGGGGTGAGTTAGGTGTTTCGTATGCTGCCGTTTTATACCAAAACAACGAGCACTTTTTAAAAGGAGGTTTAACTGCCAAATATTTACAAGGCGGTGTTAACGGTTATGTTCAGGGAAGAGATGTAAGCGTAAATTATGTGGAAAACACAGCCGATCCTAAAAACGGAACGCTGCAGTCAAGCGGTGAAATTACCGTAGGAGCAAGCCAGGACTGGGAAGTAAACGACGATTATAAATTCGATTCCGGTTCACGAGGCTTTGGTTTCGATTTTGGACTTGTATACGAATGGAGACCGGATTATGATTTATATGATCTGAGAAATGCAAGACCATCAGATAACAATTTCAGAGACTTAAACAAATACAAATTACGTTTTGGTTTATCGGTTACAGATATTGGATCTATCAACTACAGAAACTCTAAAGTAGACACTTACAATGTAAATGGTACTATTACCCAGGAGATGATTGACGATGCTGATGATTTATACGATTTCTTAAACGAACATTATACTAAAACCTCAAGTTCAAAAGGTGTAAAAGCAAACCTGCCGACAGCAATTCATGCCGATGTTGACTGGAATATGTACAACAAATTCTATCTAAACCTGAACGGAGATATCAGTATGGTTTCTAAAAGTAAATTAAACGCATACGGAATTGCTGACCGTGTTACTTTAACGCCTCGTTACGAAAGCAGATGGTTTAGTTTCTATGTACCGGTTACGTATATGCAATACAGCGGTATGCAGGCCGGAGCGGGTTTACGTGCTGGAGTTTTCTTCATAGGTTCTGGTTCTGTGCTTAGCAACTTGGCTTCGAAAGAATCAAAAGGAGCTGATTTTCATTTGGGTATGAAAATTCCGGTTTACCAAAAACAATTTAAAGATACAGACGGAGACGGTATAATTGACAAAGAAGATGCGTGCAGAAAAGTAGCAGGTCCTAAAGAAAACGGCGGATGCCCTTGGCCGGATACAGATAAAGACGGTGTTTTTGACAAAGACGATGCCTGTCCTGATACTAAAGGCCCAAAAGAAAATAAAGGATGTCCATGGACAGATACTGACGGAGATACCTTATTAGATAACGTTGATGCCTGCCCAACAGTTTTTGGTCCGGTAGAAAACAAAGGATGCCCATGGCCGGATACAGACGGAGACGGCGTTTTAGATAAAGATGATGCATGTCCAACCGCTGCAGGTCCTGTAGAAAACAAAGGTTGTCCAAACCTGGATGCTGACAAAGACGGCGTTCTGGATAAAGATGATGACTGCCCGTTAGTTCCTGGTCCTGCTGATAATAAAGGCTGTCCTAAAGTAACCAAAGAAACATTGGCACAACTAAAAGTAGAAGCAAAATCTATTTTCTTTTCAACTGGAAAAGCAACTTTAAACGATGCTACAAAAACAGCGACTTTAGGAAGACTTGATGCGATTAAAGAAATTCTTAAAAACTATCCAAATGCTAAATTTGCCGTTAACGGTCATACAGATAACGTAGGAAATGCAAAAGCAAACCAGAAATTATCTGAAGAAAGAGCCAAAATGGTAATGGATCTTTTGATAGAAAAAGGAGTTAATCCTGATAACCTGACTTCTAACGGATACGGAGCTTCTAAACCTGTAAAATCTAATAAAACAGCTGCAGGAAGAGCAGAAAACAGAAGAACAGAAATTGTGTATTTAGGTAATTTGTAA
- a CDS encoding Dps family protein, giving the protein MSPNIGISTANLKKSSTILATILSNEMTLYVKTRKFHWNISGNSFMELHKLFEDQYRVLEAQIDEVAERISQLGEKTIGTMKEFIENSTLKESPKEYASQKHMLEELLENHEQLVTEFRDYIPVFENETNDAGSADFVTGLLQEHEKMAWVLRRYQV; this is encoded by the coding sequence ATGAGTCCAAATATCGGAATATCAACTGCAAATCTTAAGAAAAGCTCCACTATATTAGCCACGATTTTATCTAACGAAATGACTCTTTATGTAAAAACCAGAAAGTTTCACTGGAACATTTCGGGAAACAGTTTTATGGAACTTCATAAATTGTTTGAAGACCAATACAGAGTACTTGAAGCTCAAATAGATGAAGTAGCCGAAAGAATCAGCCAGCTTGGCGAGAAAACAATTGGCACAATGAAGGAGTTTATCGAAAACTCGACACTAAAAGAATCTCCAAAAGAATATGCGTCGCAAAAACACATGCTGGAAGAGCTTTTAGAAAATCATGAGCAGCTGGTAACCGAATTTAGAGACTATATCCCGGTTTTTGAAAACGAAACCAACGATGCCGGTTCTGCCGATTTTGTTACGGGATTATTGCAGGAACACGAAAAAATGGCGTGGGTTTTACGCCGTTACCAA